From Thermodesulfobacteriota bacterium, a single genomic window includes:
- a CDS encoding zinc ribbon domain-containing protein has protein sequence MPVYEFECPNGTITEKLVRMNTKEIVCPKCQQKAKKIISPCTFELKGGGWYADGYSAKKHSKTK, from the coding sequence ATGCCGGTTTATGAATTTGAATGCCCCAATGGAACCATCACAGAAAAGCTGGTTCGAATGAATACCAAAGAGATTGTGTGCCCCAAGTGCCAGCAGAAAGCCAAAAAAATTATTTCGCCGTGCACATTTGAGTTGAAAGGTGGCGGATGGTACGCCGACGGATATTCAGCAAAAAAACACTCTAAAACCAA